CCGAGGGCCCGCTTCCAGTCGAGATCCTTGGCCGCTCGCCGCGCCGCCTCCCGATCGCTCACATCGTCGCGCACCTGCAACAGCACCACCTTCATCAGCAGCGAAGGCGGAATCGAAGGGCGTCCCGTACCCGTCGAGTAGCAGTCAGCGAAATCCTCGTCCCTCACGAGGCTGTCACCGTGGGCCGCCATCCGGGCATAAAACGACGAGTCGTCGCCCTCGAAAAGCGGCACCAGAAGCGAATCCACCCCCAAGAAACTCCCCTGACGATCAGCAGTACCAAGCATCGCAAGCTCCAAAGAAGATCATGGCTCCAGTGTGACCGAAAACGACCTCGAACGCGAGCACCCCCGACCCACAACCACCAACTTTTTCGGCAGCCACCTAGTAGGCACCGCCCAACCTACGGTGATCCCACGACGCGATACGATCGGGATGTACGGTGACCACGGTGTTCTTGGCTGCACGGGCACCGAACAGAGCCTCCGCAGCCTCAGGATCGAGAGCCGTACCATCGAACTGGTACTTGGCGGCGACGGCTCCGTATACCTTCAGCACTTCTTGCCTGTCGTCTGAGAGTTCGGCAGTTCCCTTCACCATGACGCCGCGGAGGTTCTCGTAGGTGTCGCCGGTTTCGACGAGCACGGTGAGCCGCGGATCACGGCCGAGGTTGACGATCCGCTGAGAACGCCGGAACGAACGAAACGTGATCAAGCCGTTGCGCATGGTGTACCAGAGGGTGGTGACATGCGGCCACCCGTCGAGACCCTTCGTCGCCACCTGGAGGTTCCGACCCGTGGCCAGAAAGGCGTCGATCTCCTCGAGGGTCATACTGATATCGGTGCGTGCCATACCGGCAAACTAGCGGCAAGGCTGCGTCCCGAGGCTTCAACCGCGGGCTCTCCACTACCCTTGTCTCAGACATTTCACGATCGAAGCGACGATCGGAGGAGCACTATGGGTGGCAAGATCACCGTCCCCGACATCCGGGCTCGCAAAGGCGGCCAGAAACTCACGATGGTGACCGCCTACGACGTGCCGACCGCACGGATCGCATCGGAGGCCGGCGCCGACATGATCCTGGTCGGCGATTCGCTCGCCAACGTCGTTCTCGGATTCGAGTCGACCCTCGACGTCGACCTGGACATCATGATCCATCACACCGCGGCAGTCGCCCGGTCGGAA
This DNA window, taken from Acidimicrobiia bacterium, encodes the following:
- a CDS encoding transposase, encoding MLGTADRQGSFLGVDSLLVPLFEGDDSSFYARMAAHGDSLVRDEDFADCYSTGTGRPSIPPSLLMKVVLLQVRDDVSDREAARRAAKDLDWKRALG
- a CDS encoding pyridoxamine 5'-phosphate oxidase family protein — translated: MARTDISMTLEEIDAFLATGRNLQVATKGLDGWPHVTTLWYTMRNGLITFRSFRRSQRIVNLGRDPRLTVLVETGDTYENLRGVMVKGTAELSDDRQEVLKVYGAVAAKYQFDGTALDPEAAEALFGARAAKNTVVTVHPDRIASWDHRRLGGAY